GCGCCGTTCATGTTGGGCACGCGACCGGAGGCCAGCAGCACCACGAGCACGGCCAGCTCTTCCGGCTCGGTGAACTTGCCGGTGTTGAGCCCGGTCATCGCAGGCACCTGCGAGACGAACTCCTCGTGGTCGATCCCCGCGCTGCGGGACAGCCCGGAGGCCATCCCGTCGGAGGACGTCCAGACCGCGGTGCGCGTCGGCCCTGGGGAGATGGTGTTCACCCGCAGGCCCGCTTCGCCGTACTCCTCGGCGAGCGACTTGGCGAAGTTGGTCATCGCGGCCTTGGCGGCGGAGTAGTCGATCAGCCGGGGCAGCGCCAGCTGCGAGTTGACCGAGCCGATGTTGACGATGTTCCCCTTGCGCTCGAGCAGGCTCGGCAGGGCCGCCCGGGTGGTGCGCACCGTGCTGAAGAAGTTCAGCTCGAACGCGTGCTGCCATTCTTCGTCGCTGATCGCCAGGAATCCGTCGGTGCGCGCCG
This portion of the Saccharopolyspora antimicrobica genome encodes:
- a CDS encoding SDR family NAD(P)-dependent oxidoreductase, with amino-acid sequence MELKLEGKTALVTGASKGIGLAVVQALAAEGVQVAACARTTSEALAEATPLTRQADLSDAGQTAEMVEWALGELGGIDLLVNNVGGSPARTDGFLAISDEEWQHAFELNFFSTVRTTRAALPSLLERKGNIVNIGSVNSQLALPRLIDYSAAKAAMTNFAKSLAEEYGEAGLRVNTISPGPTRTAVWTSSDGMASGLSRSAGIDHEEFVSQVPAMTGLNTGKFTEPEELAVLVVLLASGRVPNMNGADLVVDGGMLKQL